One part of the Vicia villosa cultivar HV-30 ecotype Madison, WI linkage group LG6, Vvil1.0, whole genome shotgun sequence genome encodes these proteins:
- the LOC131609944 gene encoding uncharacterized protein LOC131609944 produces the protein MEEQPSEKSRRERRKESRLAKNAAKHQSWLQRHKSEAVKRSNNQNPELKSESKLDQSVSPGLDETRAGKKLKSLSKKQVAVEECALSDDEIPVVKKVKKGSQSSSKKKRIELGLSEVSMAAQRDLELERKLSKRLKVKQGKLGGMDDGLNLLFEGISAADDLFGDMEGFDTDELPKRKSKKRLSSKKHKLSKEGVEAESLDDMPGPLEANEEVPDSGTSRKKNKKRKLSSQQQEDGVKDGVACNIKPVESLGMEVTSEGVAEVPEKKEKGKYIAPHLRARAGNEPEEHTQIRRRVRGLLNRISESNVESITGELSMIFQSVARSVASQIMIEETLASCAGGPRGNKQYAAVFAAFVAGMACLVGMDFGAKFMASFAKCFEDEYHKEDNLSLRNIALLLSYLCIFGVCSSDLIFDFLVMLGKRLTEVDVSIILTVLQSCGMKIRADDPSAMKTFILNIQDTSNKLKASSGDAPEKNNKRMEFMLETIYDIKNNKKKTEEVPLRIKKWLQKLRVDDITIRGLTWSKLLDPDKKGQWWLSGDVVTSKDNVENVANKIDKDVAETQRMLQLAAAQRMNTDSRRAIFCIIMSGEDYIDAFEKLLRLELPGKQDRDIIRVLVDCCLQEKVFNKYYTVLASKLCEHDKNHKFTLQFCLWDHFKELESMSLLRSIHLAKFVAEMAAAFTLSLAVLKTVDLSDITQLTPRRIMHFRILFETIFEYPESVVWKIFTRIAGTPELESFRQGIEFFIREYILKTNKGVSQKFKLAKKALNNIEGVLMQE, from the exons ATGG aggaacaaccctcagAAAAATCACGCCGAGAACGAAGGAAAGAATCCCGGTTGGCGAAGAATGCAGCCAAACATCAATCATGGCTTCAACGCCAT aAATCTGAAGCTGTAAAAAGAAGTAACAATCAAAATCCGGAGTTAAAGTCCGAAAGCAAATTGGACCAATCAGTTAGTCCTGGTCTCGATGAAACACGAGCTGGGAAGAAATTGAAATCTTTGTCTAAGAAACAAGTGGCAGTTGAAGAATGTGCCTTGTCGGACGATGAAATCCCCGTTGTAAAGAAAGTGAAGAAGGGTTCTCAGTCAAGTTCCAAGAAGAAGAGGATTGAGTTGGGTTTGTCTGAGGTTTCAATGGCTGCCCAGAGGGATTTAGAGTTGGAAAGGAAACTCTCCAAAAGGCTTAAGGTGAAACAAGGAAAGTTGGGTGGAATGGACGATGGATTGAACTTGTTATTTGAAGGAATATCGGCTGCTGATGATTTATTTGGAGATATGGAGGGTTTTGATACTGATGAGTTACCGAAAAGGAAGTCGAAGAAGAGGCTGTCAAGTAAGAAGCATAAGTTGTCAAAAGAAGGGGTGGAAGCAGAGTCATTAGATGATATGCCAGGACCTCTGGAAGCTAATGAAGAAGTTCCCGATAGTGGAACTTCCAGGAAGAAGAATAAGAAAAGAAAACTGTCGAGTCAACAGCAGGAAGATGGCGTGAAGGATGGTGTTGCATGCAATATCAAACCTGTGGAATCCCTTGGAATGGAGGTGACATCGGAGGGTGTTGCTGAAGTTCctgagaagaaagaaaaaggaaaatatatAGCACCTCACTTGAGAGCTCGTGCTGGCAATGAACCTGAGGAGCATACTCAAATTCGAAGACGTGTACGGG GTCTTCTTAACAGGATTTCTGAATCAAATGTTGAGTCAATTACTGGAGAACTGTCCATGATCTTTCAG TCTGTTGCTCGTAGTGTTGCTTCACAGATTATGATTGAGGAGACTCTAGCATCATGTGCTGGAGGACCCCGTGGCAATAAACA ATATGCTGCtgtgtttgctgcatttgttGCTGGGATGGCCTGTTTGGTTGGTATGGACTTTGGAGCAAAGTTTATGGCTTCCTTTGCCAAATGCTTTGAG GATGAGTATCATAAAGAAGACAATCTCTCCTTGCGGAATATTGCGCTTCTCTTATCCTATTTATGCATATTTGGGGTCTGTTCTAG TGATTTAATATTTGACTTTCTAGTCATGTTGGGCAAGCGTTTGACTGAGGTGGATGTCTCTATTATTTTGACTGTGTTACAAA GTTGTGGGATGAAAATAAGGGCTGATGATCCATCTGCCATGAAAACATTCATTCTTAATATCCAGGATACATCAAATAAGTTGAAGGCTTCCTCTGGAGATGCCCCTGAAAAGAATAACAAAAGA ATGGAGTTCATGCTTGAAACCATATATGATATCAAGAACAACAAGAAGAAGACTGAAGAGGTTCCCCTGAGAATTAAAAAGTGGCTACAGAAG TTAAGAGTTGATGATATTACAATTAGAGGGCTTACATGGAGTAAGTTACTTGATCCCGACAAGAAGGGACAATGGTGGTTGTCTGGAGATGTGGTTACTTCAAAAGATAATGTTGAAAACGTCGCTAACAAAATAGACAAAGATGTTGCTGAAACCCAACGAATGCTGCAGCTGGCTGCTGCTCAAAGGATGAACACAGATTCCAGAAGGGCAATCTTTTGTATTATAATGTCCGGGGAAGACTATATTGATGCATTTGAAAAGCTTCTGAGATTGGAATTACCGGGCAAACAG GACAGAGATATAATACGGGTTCTCGTTGATTGTTGCTTGCAAGAGAAAGTTTTTAACAAGTACTATACAGTGCTGGCTTCCAAGTTGTGTGAGCATGACAAAAATCACAAGTTTACTTTACAG TTTTGTCTATGGGACCACTTTAAGGAGCTGGAGTCAATGTCTCTTTTGAGGTCAATTCACCTAGCAAAGTTTGTGGCTGAAATGGCTGCTGCTTTCACTCTCTCCCTCGCAGTTTTAAAGACTGTGGATCTTAGTGATATCACTCAGTTAACTCCTAGAAGGATTATGCATTTCCGCATTCTGTTTGAGACTATTTTCGAATATCCTGAATCTGTGGTGTGGAAGATATTCACCCGTATCGCAGGGACTCCTGAACTTGAAAGTTTTAGACAAGGCATTGAGTTTTTCATTAGGGagtatattttgaaaacaaataaagGTGTTTCTCAGAAATTTAAGTTGGCAAAAAAAGCCCTTAATAATATAGAAGGAGTCCTGATGCAAGAGTAG
- the LOC131609945 gene encoding 5-methyltetrahydropteroyltriglutamate--homocysteine methyltransferase yields the protein MASHIVGYPRMGPKRELKFALESFWDGKSSAEDLKKVSADLRASIWKHLSDAGIKYIPSNTFSYYDQVLDATATLGAVPPRYGWTGGEIGFDTYFSMARGNATVPAMEMTKWFDTNYHFIVPELGPEVNFVYSSHKAVEEYKEAKALGVETVPVLVGPVSYLLLSKPAKGVDKTFSLLSLLPKVLAVYKEVIADLKAAGAKFIQFDEPTLVLDLESHKLQAFTDAYAQLTPALSGIQVLVETYFADLTAEAYKTLTSLSGVNAYGFDLVRGAKTIDLIKAGFPSDKLIFAGVVDGRNIWANDLADSLNTLETLAGIVGKERIVVSTSSSLLHTAVDLVNETKLDDEIKSWLAFAAQKVHEVNALANAFNGKKDEAFFSANAAAQASRKSSPRVTNEAVQKAAAALKGSDHRRATNVSARLDAQQKKLNLPILPTTTIGSFPQTVELRRVRREFKAKKISEEEYIKAIKEEIRQVVELQEELDIDVLVHGEPERNDMVEYFGEQLSGFAFTANGWVQSYGSRCVKPPIIYGDVSRPKAMTVFWSALAQSFTKRPMKGMLTGPVTILNWSFVRVDQPRSETCYQIALAIKDEVEDLEKGGIGVIQIDEAALREGLPLRKSEHAHYLDWAVHSFRITNVGVQDSTQIHTHMCYSNFNDIIHSIIDMDADVITIENSRSDEKLLSVFREGVVYGAGIGPGVYDIHSPRIPPTEEIADRINKMLAVLEKNILWVNPDCGLKTRKYSEVKPALANVVAAAKQIRNELAK from the exons ATGGCATCTCATATTGTTGGATACCCCCGTATGGGTCCCAAGAGAGAATTGAAATTTGCTTTGGAGTCATTTTGGGATGGTAAAAGCAGTGCTGAGGATTTGAAGAAGGTGTCTGCTGATCTAAGGGCATCCATCTGGAAACATTTGTCTGATGCTGGGATCAAGTATATTCCAAGCAACACTTTCTCTTACTATGACCAGGTACTTGATGCCACTGCTACTCTCGGTGCTGTTCCACCGAGGTACGGATGGACCGGTGGGGAGATTGGGTTTGATACCTATTTCTCGATGGCCAGAGGTAATGCTACAGTGCCTGCTATGGAGATGACCAAGTGGTTTGACACCAACTA CCACTTTATTGTCCCAGAGTTGGGTCCTGAGGTGAACTTTGTTTATTCTTCTCACAAGGCTGTTGAAGAATACAAGGAAGCCAAGGCg CTTGGAGTTGAAACTGTTCCCGTCCTTGTTGGTCCTGTATCATACTTGTTGCTTTCCAAACCTGCCAAGGGAGTTGACAAAACCTTCTCTCTCCTATCTCTGCTTCCCAAAGTCCTTGCTGTCTACAA GGAGGTTATTGCTGATCTCAAGGCAGCTGGTGCTAAATTTATTCAATTTGATGAACCCACACTTGTCTTGGATCTTGAATCTCACAAGTTGCAAGCATTTACCGATGCATATGCACAACTTACACCTGCTCTTTCTGGTATCCAAGTTCTAGTTGAGACCTACTTTGCTGATCTTACCGCCGAAGCATACAAGACCCTTACATCTTTGAGTGGTGTCAACGCATATGGATTTGATTTAGTCCGTGGAGCTAAGACTATTGATTTGATCAAGGCTGGATTTCCCAGTGATAAATTGATCTTTGCTGGAGTGGTTGATGGAAGGAACATTTGGGCAAATGATCTTGCTGATTCTCTCAACACATTGGAGACTCTTGCTGGCATTGTAGGCAAAG AGAGAATTGTTGTATCCACCTCCAGCTCACTTCTTCACACTGCTGTGGATCTTGTTAACGAGACCAAGTTGGATGATGAAATTAAGTCATGGTTAGCTTTTGCTGCCCAAAAAGTTCATGAAGTAAACGCATTGGCTAATGCATTTAATGGCAAAAAGGACGAG GCCTTCTTCTCTGCTAATGCTGCAGCTCAGGCTTCAAGAAAGTCCTCTCCAAGAGTGACTAACGAGGCTGTTCAGAAGGCT GCTGCTGCATTGAAGGGTTCTGACCATCGCCGTGCTACCAATGTCAGTGCCAGGTTGGACGCCCAACAAAAGAAACTTAACCTTCCAATCCTCCCAACCACCACAATTGGATCATTCCCTCAGACTGTAGAATTGAGGAGGGTGCGCCGTGAGTTCAAGGCTAAGAA GATCTCTGAGGAAGAGTACATCAAGGCAATCAAGGAGGAAATCCGCCAAGTTGTTGAACTTCAAGAAGAGCTTGATATTGATGTCCTAGTACACGGAGAGCCAGAG AGGAATGATATGGTTGAGTACTTTGGTGAGCAATTGTCAGGCTTTGCCTTTACTGCCAATGGATGGGTGCAATCCTATGGATCTCGTTGTGTCAAGCCACCAATCATCTATGGTGATGTGAGCCGCCCAAAGGCAATGACCGTCTTCTGGTCAGCTCTTGCTCAGAGCTTCACCAAGCGTCCAATGAAGGGAATGCTTACTGGCCCTGTCACCATTCTCAACTGGTCCTTTGTTAGAGTTGACCAACCTAG ATCTGAGACCTGCTATCAAATTGCTTTGGCTATCAAGGATGAAGTAGAAGACCTTGAGAAGGGTGGTATTGGTGTTATCCAAATTGATGAGGCTGCCTTGAGAGAGGGACTTCCATTGAGGAAGTCAGAACATGCTCATTACTTGGACTGGGCTGTCCATTCCTTCAGGATCACCAATGTTGGTGTTCAGGATTCCACTCAG ATCCACACTCACATGTGCTACTCAAACTTCAACGACATCATCCACTCCATCATTGATATGGATGCCGATGTCATCACCATTGAGAACTCCCGTTCTGACGAAAAGCTTCTGTCAGTCTTCCGTGAAGGAGTTGTTTATGGTGCTGGAATTGGACCTGGTGTGTATGACATCCACTCCCCAAGAATACCACCTACTGAAGAGATTGCTGACAGGATCAATAAGATGCTTGCTGTGCTTGAGAAGAACATTTTGTGGGTCAACCCTGACTGTGGGCTCAAAACCCGCAAGTACTCAGAGGTTAAGCCTGCCCTCGCCAACGTGGTTGCAGCAGCCAAGCAAATCCGTAATGAGCTTGCCAAGTGA